The Longimicrobium sp. genome includes a region encoding these proteins:
- a CDS encoding ectonucleotide pyrophosphatase/phosphodiesterase has protein sequence MVLCTALCACLAGGAPALAAQAPAAPVPATAAALARHVVLISIDGLRADAIEAAGAHNLQRLMREGAWTLRAQTILPSKTLPSHTSMLTGVPPSVHGITWNENQVGRTGTVGVPTVFDLAEARGLTTAAFFGKEKFRHLIREETPHFRVAPRGDEVWRASVITQQVEQYLRFRRPDLLFVHLADPDLAGHMYGWMSLPYRMAVRRADAAVGRLVEAVEEAYGGDAVVIVTADHGGHGRGHGSAEVVDQTIPWIAWGPGIAPGEIAGDIRTFDTAATALWALGVPLPEQFAGRPVASAFGAGGVRHAAAPPDESAAGSARAGARH, from the coding sequence CGGCGCTCGCGCGCCACGTGGTGCTCATCTCCATCGACGGGCTGCGCGCCGACGCCATCGAGGCGGCCGGCGCGCACAACCTGCAGCGGCTGATGCGCGAGGGCGCCTGGACGCTCCGGGCGCAGACGATCCTTCCCAGCAAGACGCTCCCCTCCCACACCTCGATGCTCACCGGCGTGCCGCCTTCGGTGCACGGGATCACCTGGAACGAGAACCAGGTGGGCCGCACCGGCACGGTGGGGGTGCCCACGGTGTTCGACCTGGCCGAGGCGCGGGGGCTCACCACGGCGGCGTTCTTCGGGAAGGAGAAGTTCCGCCACCTGATCCGCGAGGAGACGCCGCACTTCCGCGTGGCCCCGCGCGGCGACGAGGTCTGGCGCGCCAGCGTGATCACCCAGCAGGTGGAGCAGTACCTGCGCTTCCGCCGGCCCGACCTCCTCTTCGTGCACCTGGCCGACCCCGACCTGGCGGGGCACATGTACGGGTGGATGTCGCTGCCGTACCGCATGGCCGTGCGCCGGGCCGACGCGGCGGTGGGGCGCCTGGTGGAGGCGGTGGAGGAGGCGTACGGCGGCGACGCGGTGGTGATCGTCACGGCGGACCACGGCGGGCACGGCCGCGGCCACGGCAGCGCCGAGGTGGTGGACCAGACCATCCCCTGGATCGCGTGGGGCCCGGGGATCGCGCCGGGCGAGATCGCGGGCGACATCCGCACCTTCGACACGGCGGCGACGGCGCTCTGGGCCCTGGGCGTCCCCCTCCCCGAGCAGTTTGCCGGCCGCCCCGTGGCGTCGGCCTTCGGCGCGGGCGGCGTCCGGCACGCCGCCGCGCCGCCGGACGAGTCCGCGGCGGGGAGCGCGCGGGCCGGCGCCCGGCACTGA